A genomic stretch from Ficedula albicollis isolate OC2 chromosome 4A, FicAlb1.5, whole genome shotgun sequence includes:
- the LOC101818978 gene encoding lysophosphatidic acid receptor 4-like isoform X1, translating to MQKTIPACFFQQMYSSLTGILMERDHMKDLRRYLALKYIQYLVLSSSNAVSTLLGLLGSAYTMILLHSAKVSSKSTAVLISSLAQADILVFLSLVLGGFGVSSLPRVLLVANAHLSCVLLSCVALEAYLITFLPSESRPHRTVSNARLLSRGIWVLVAAECALFLLDERLRASAASAPSCSARGLLLQLSSTATALLQSLSYILGILLRIVNVYIYYKIFFSMSPRSRLKSK from the exons ATGCAGAAAACTATCCCTGCCTGCTTCTTCCAGCAAAT GTATTCTTCCCTAACTGGCATTTTGATGGAGAGAGACCACATGAAAGATCTCAGAAGATACCTGGCACTGAAATATATCCAGTACCTCGTCCTGTCTTCCTCCAACGCTGTCAGcaccctgctggggctgctgggcagcGCCTACACCATGATCCTCCTGCACTCTGCCAAGGTCTCCTCCAAGTCCACTGCAGTCCTCatctccagcctggcccaggcAGACATCCTGGTTTTCCTTAgcctggttttggggggttttggcGTCTCGTCCCTGCCGCGGGTGCTGCTCGTGGCCAACGCCCacctgagctgtgtcctgctcagCTGCGTGGCCCTGGAGGCTTATCTGATCACCTTCCTGCCCTCGGAGTCACGGCCCCACAGGACAGTCAGCAATGccaggctgctctccagggGGATCTGGGTGCTGGTGGCCGCAGAGTGTGCCCTGTTCCTCCTGGATGAGCGCCTGAGGGCCAGCGCTGCCTCTGCCCCCTCCTGCAGCGCTCgggggctcctgctccagctctccagcacagccacagccctgctccagtcCCTCAGCTACATCCTGGGAATCCTGCTGAGGATTGTCAACGTCTACATCTACTACAAGATATTTTTCAGCATGTCTCCCAGGTCCAGACTCAAATCCAAGTAG
- the LOC101818978 gene encoding lysophosphatidic acid receptor 4-like isoform X2, translating to MERDHMKDLRRYLALKYIQYLVLSSSNAVSTLLGLLGSAYTMILLHSAKVSSKSTAVLISSLAQADILVFLSLVLGGFGVSSLPRVLLVANAHLSCVLLSCVALEAYLITFLPSESRPHRTVSNARLLSRGIWVLVAAECALFLLDERLRASAASAPSCSARGLLLQLSSTATALLQSLSYILGILLRIVNVYIYYKIFFSMSPRSRLKSK from the coding sequence ATGGAGAGAGACCACATGAAAGATCTCAGAAGATACCTGGCACTGAAATATATCCAGTACCTCGTCCTGTCTTCCTCCAACGCTGTCAGcaccctgctggggctgctgggcagcGCCTACACCATGATCCTCCTGCACTCTGCCAAGGTCTCCTCCAAGTCCACTGCAGTCCTCatctccagcctggcccaggcAGACATCCTGGTTTTCCTTAgcctggttttggggggttttggcGTCTCGTCCCTGCCGCGGGTGCTGCTCGTGGCCAACGCCCacctgagctgtgtcctgctcagCTGCGTGGCCCTGGAGGCTTATCTGATCACCTTCCTGCCCTCGGAGTCACGGCCCCACAGGACAGTCAGCAATGccaggctgctctccagggGGATCTGGGTGCTGGTGGCCGCAGAGTGTGCCCTGTTCCTCCTGGATGAGCGCCTGAGGGCCAGCGCTGCCTCTGCCCCCTCCTGCAGCGCTCgggggctcctgctccagctctccagcacagccacagccctgctccagtcCCTCAGCTACATCCTGGGAATCCTGCTGAGGATTGTCAACGTCTACATCTACTACAAGATATTTTTCAGCATGTCTCCCAGGTCCAGACTCAAATCCAAGTAG